GGGAGCACGGCGCGAGCGCGCTGACCGTGCGCAGGCTCGGGGCCGCGCTCGGCGCGGACCCCAGTGCGCTCTACCGCTACTTCCGCAACACCGACGAACTGCTGCTGGCCGTCGCCGACGAGCTGATCGGCCAGGTCTGGGTCGGCTGGGCGGCCAGTGGCGACTGGCGGGCCGACCTGCGCGACCTCGGCCTGCGGATGCACGCGGCCTTCCTGGCCCACCCGCAGGCGGCCGTGCTCACCGCCCACCGGACCACCGGCGGCCCGCACGAGACCCACGCCATCGAGACCATCATCGGCGTGCTGCGCGGCGCCGGGTTCCCCGATCCGGCGGCGGTCGCGCTCTACCACGGCTTCGTCGACCTGGGCCTGTCGCAGGCGGCCCTGGACGCCGCCCACCTGGCGCTGCCGGCGGAGGCCAGGGAGGCGGAGCGGCGGGTGTGGCAGCGCACCTACACGTCCATGCCGGCCGGGACCCATCCGCACCTCGCGGCCACCGGCACGCTGCTGCGCAACGAGATGGGCCGCAGCGCCTACCCCCAGCTTCTGGAGCTGTTCCTCGACGCTGCGGCCATACGCCTTCCACGGAAGGCCGGGTGACGGGTGCTCAGGCCTGCTCGGCCGCTCCGTCCAACTGCTCGATGGTGGCGATCGACGGGGCGGTGCCGCGCAACTGCCCGGCGACGCCCTCGGCTTCGCGCAGCACCCGGACCGCATTGCTCCAGGTCAGCTTGGAGAGATCGGCCTCCGACCAGCCCCGGCCGAGGAGTTCGGCGATCAGGTTGGGGTAGCCGGAGACGTCCTCCAGGCCCTGCGGGGTGAACGCGGTCCCGTCGTAGTCGCCGCCGATGCCGATGTGGTCGACGCCGGCCACCTCGCGCAGGTGGTCGAGGTGGTCGGCCACGGTGGAGACGGTGGCCATCGGGCGCGGGTGGGCGGCCTCGTAGGCCCGCTGGACCACCATCGCCTCCGGCGTGGTGTCCAGTGCGTGGAAGCCGTTGGCCTCCATGTTGGCGTCGGCGGCCGCGGTCCAGTCGATGGCCTCGGGCAGGATGAACTTGGGCACGAAGGTCGCCATGGCGACCCCGCCGTTGGCGGCCAGGCTCTCCAGCACGTCGTCCGGGATGTTGCGGACGTGGTCGCAGACCGCCCGCGCGGAGGAGTGCGAGAAGATCACCGGCGCGGTGGTGACCCGGAGCGCGTCCCGCATGGTGTCCGGGGACACGTGCGAGAGGTCCACCAGCATCCCCAGCCGGTTCATCTCCCGGACGACCTCCTCGCCGAAGCGGGTCAGCCCGCCGGCCACCGGCTTGTCCGTGGCGGAGTCCGCCCAGGGCAGGTTGTCGTTGTGGGTCAGCGTCATGTACCGCACGCCCAGGGCGTGGAGGGAGCGCAGGGTGGCCAGCGAGCTGTTGATCGACTGCCCGCCCTCGGCGCCCATCAGCGAGGCGATCCGGCCCTGGCCCCGGGCGATCTCCATGTCGTCCGCGGTGAACGCCAGCCGCAGGTCCTCCGGGTAGCGGGCGGCCAGCGCCCGGACGCAGTCCATCTGCTCCAGGGTCGCGCTGACTGCCCGGTCCCCGGCGTAGCCGGAGGGCACGTAGACCGACCAGAACTGAGCGCCGACCCCGCCGGCCCGCAGCCGGGCCAGGTCGGTGTGCAGCTGCGCCCGCTGGTCCTCGGCCAGGTCCAGCCGGTCCAGGTCGTAGTCGACCTGCATCCGCAGCGCCCAGGGCAGGTCGTTGTGACCGTCCACCACCGGGTAGCGCGCGAGCAGCGCCCGGGCCCGGTCCAGCAGGTCGGCCGCCGGGGCTTGGTACGCCACCGCGCTCAGCTCCCGAAGCCGAAGGAGCGGCCGCTGCTGACCTTGGCCCGCAGCTTCTTGCCCTTGGTGGTGGCCTGGTTGTTCAGCTCCTGCTGGAAGTCCCGCATCCGCTCGGCCAGGTCCTGGTCGAACGCGGCCAGCTGGCGCACCGCCAGCAGCCCCGCGTTGCGGGCCCCGCCGATGGAGACCGTGGCGACCGGGACCCCGGCCGGCATCTGCACGATCGACAGCAGCGAGTCCATGCCGTCCAGGTACTTCAGCGGCACCGGCACGCCGATCACCGGCAGGGTGGTGACCGAGGCCAGCATCCCGGGCAGGTGCGCGGCGCCGCCGGCGCCCGCGATCAGCGC
The Streptacidiphilus albus JL83 genome window above contains:
- the purE gene encoding 5-(carboxyamino)imidazole ribonucleotide mutase, whose amino-acid sequence is MSEQPLVGIVMGSDSDWPVMEAAAQALDEFEVPYEVDVLSAHRMAREMIAYGDAAAGRGLKALIAGAGGAAHLPGMLASVTTLPVIGVPVPLKYLDGMDSLLSIVQMPAGVPVATVSIGGARNAGLLAVRQLAAFDQDLAERMRDFQQELNNQATTKGKKLRAKVSSGRSFGFGS
- a CDS encoding dipeptidase, which produces MAYQAPAADLLDRARALLARYPVVDGHNDLPWALRMQVDYDLDRLDLAEDQRAQLHTDLARLRAGGVGAQFWSVYVPSGYAGDRAVSATLEQMDCVRALAARYPEDLRLAFTADDMEIARGQGRIASLMGAEGGQSINSSLATLRSLHALGVRYMTLTHNDNLPWADSATDKPVAGGLTRFGEEVVREMNRLGMLVDLSHVSPDTMRDALRVTTAPVIFSHSSARAVCDHVRNIPDDVLESLAANGGVAMATFVPKFILPEAIDWTAAADANMEANGFHALDTTPEAMVVQRAYEAAHPRPMATVSTVADHLDHLREVAGVDHIGIGGDYDGTAFTPQGLEDVSGYPNLIAELLGRGWSEADLSKLTWSNAVRVLREAEGVAGQLRGTAPSIATIEQLDGAAEQA
- a CDS encoding TetR/AcrR family transcriptional regulator; its protein translation is MADRLPAEGSHRRRRPTKLGTVLSAGLIVETALRLIREHGASALTVRRLGAALGADPSALYRYFRNTDELLLAVADELIGQVWVGWAASGDWRADLRDLGLRMHAAFLAHPQAAVLTAHRTTGGPHETHAIETIIGVLRGAGFPDPAAVALYHGFVDLGLSQAALDAAHLALPAEAREAERRVWQRTYTSMPAGTHPHLAATGTLLRNEMGRSAYPQLLELFLDAAAIRLPRKAG